From Streptomyces sp. HUAS MG91, the proteins below share one genomic window:
- a CDS encoding alpha/beta fold hydrolase codes for MGSTRHRPPRRLLGVLAATAVAFTLFSSATTTAGAADTAATATQTAATRSAAAQPLSTSTPVVFVHGYTGSASNWVTAMSVFRANGWSSSNLFAYEYNSYGNNITNAQGLAAYVNTVKAQTGASKVAIVNHSMGGLVSQYYLKVLGGNTSVSHLASIAGANHGTTYASACLVYTTCQQMYPGSSFISQISSGDETPGSTKYATWYSACDGVIIPYTSTRLDGATNNNVACQTHIGYLTDTVVLGQIARFVAS; via the coding sequence ATGGGCTCCACGCGTCATCGTCCCCCACGCCGGCTGCTCGGCGTGCTCGCAGCCACCGCCGTCGCGTTCACCCTCTTCTCCTCGGCCACGACGACAGCAGGCGCCGCCGACACCGCGGCCACGGCCACGCAGACGGCCGCCACGCGATCCGCCGCCGCGCAGCCGTTGTCCACCAGCACGCCGGTCGTCTTCGTCCACGGCTACACCGGCAGCGCCTCCAACTGGGTCACTGCCATGAGCGTCTTCCGCGCCAACGGCTGGTCCAGTTCCAACCTCTTCGCCTACGAGTACAACTCGTACGGCAACAACATCACCAACGCACAGGGCCTCGCCGCCTACGTCAACACCGTGAAGGCGCAGACCGGCGCGAGCAAGGTCGCCATCGTCAACCACTCGATGGGCGGACTGGTCAGCCAGTACTACCTGAAGGTGCTGGGCGGCAACACCAGCGTCAGCCACCTCGCCTCGATCGCGGGCGCCAACCACGGCACCACCTACGCCAGCGCCTGCCTCGTCTACACGACCTGCCAGCAGATGTATCCGGGCTCCTCGTTCATCTCCCAGATCTCCTCCGGTGACGAGACACCCGGCTCCACCAAGTACGCCACCTGGTACTCGGCGTGCGACGGCGTCATCATCCCCTACACGAGCACCCGCCTCGACGGCGCGACCAACAACAACGTGGCCTGTCAGACCCACATCGGCTATCTGACGGACACCGTCGTACTCGGGCAGATCGCCCGCTTCGTCGCCTCCTGA
- a CDS encoding thiamine pyrophosphate-dependent enzyme encodes MSRTVARLFTDTLEELGVRHVFGVVGDALNPLTDAIRSSETLSWVGCRHEEAAAFAAGAQSQLTDTLGVCMGTVGPGSVHLLNGLYDAAKSGTPVLAVTGQVPLSEVGTDYFQEVDNDLLFKDVAVFRATVTSPEQLPGLLEVAVRTAIGRRGVAVLTVPGDIGDQELPADRPARLSVARSENRPDDPDLDEAARLIDDGGDVTLLVGRGARTSRADVLALAERLAAPMVLTLKAKEGFEGDNPFQVGQTGLIGNPAAARAMDKADTLVLLGTDFPYREWYPQGKKVVQVDRVAEHIGRRVPVDVALAADVGPTVRGLLQRVAAREDRKHLDSAREKFTQWQDGQRRLADPGHDKGLVGKVRSAFDNRDHLVRPEALAAAIDTAADDDAVFTSDTGMATVWLSRFVEMRGSRRLIGSYNLGSMANAMPQAIGAQLLDRDRQTVAFCGDGGLSMLLGDLMTIRTEQLPVKLVVFDNQRLGMVKLEQEQAGLPEFGTVLDNPDFAAVAQALGIKGIRVERPEDLADAVTRAFAEPGPVLLDVLTNPDEIAVPAKPTVQQGWGFAIAKVRENLRSTGS; translated from the coding sequence ATGTCCCGCACCGTCGCCCGCCTTTTCACCGACACCCTGGAGGAGCTCGGGGTGCGGCACGTCTTCGGTGTCGTCGGTGACGCGCTCAACCCCCTCACCGACGCCATCCGGTCCTCCGAGACCCTCTCCTGGGTCGGCTGCCGCCACGAAGAGGCCGCCGCGTTCGCCGCCGGCGCCCAGTCCCAGCTCACCGACACCCTCGGCGTCTGCATGGGCACCGTGGGCCCAGGCTCGGTGCACCTGCTCAACGGCCTGTACGACGCCGCCAAGAGCGGCACCCCGGTCCTCGCCGTCACCGGGCAGGTCCCGCTCTCCGAGGTGGGCACCGACTACTTCCAGGAGGTCGACAACGACCTCCTCTTCAAGGACGTGGCCGTCTTCCGCGCCACCGTCACCTCACCCGAACAACTGCCCGGCCTCTTGGAGGTAGCCGTCCGCACCGCCATCGGCCGCCGGGGCGTCGCCGTGCTCACCGTCCCCGGTGACATCGGCGACCAGGAACTCCCCGCCGACCGGCCCGCACGGCTCTCCGTCGCCCGCTCCGAGAACCGCCCCGACGACCCCGACCTCGACGAGGCGGCCCGCCTCATCGACGACGGCGGCGACGTCACCCTGCTCGTCGGCCGAGGCGCCCGCACCTCCCGCGCGGACGTCCTCGCCCTCGCCGAACGGCTCGCCGCGCCCATGGTGCTCACCCTCAAGGCCAAGGAGGGCTTCGAGGGCGACAACCCCTTCCAGGTCGGCCAGACCGGCCTCATCGGCAACCCGGCCGCCGCCCGCGCCATGGACAAGGCCGACACCCTCGTCCTGCTCGGCACCGACTTCCCGTACCGCGAGTGGTATCCGCAGGGCAAGAAGGTCGTCCAGGTCGACCGGGTCGCCGAGCACATCGGGCGGCGCGTCCCCGTCGACGTGGCGCTCGCCGCCGACGTCGGCCCCACCGTGCGCGGGCTGCTGCAGCGGGTCGCGGCCCGCGAGGACCGCAAGCATCTCGACTCCGCCCGCGAGAAGTTCACCCAGTGGCAGGACGGGCAGCGTCGGCTCGCCGATCCCGGCCACGACAAGGGTCTGGTCGGCAAGGTCCGCTCCGCCTTCGACAACCGCGACCACCTGGTACGCCCCGAAGCGCTCGCCGCTGCCATCGACACCGCGGCCGACGACGACGCCGTGTTCACCTCCGACACCGGCATGGCCACGGTCTGGCTCTCCCGGTTCGTCGAGATGCGCGGCAGCCGCCGGCTGATCGGCTCCTACAACCTCGGCTCCATGGCCAACGCGATGCCGCAGGCCATCGGCGCCCAACTGCTCGACCGGGACCGGCAGACCGTCGCCTTCTGCGGCGACGGCGGCCTGTCGATGCTGCTCGGCGACCTCATGACGATCCGCACCGAACAACTGCCGGTCAAGCTCGTCGTCTTCGACAACCAGCGCCTGGGCATGGTCAAGCTCGAACAGGAGCAGGCCGGGCTTCCCGAGTTCGGCACCGTCCTGGACAACCCGGACTTCGCCGCCGTCGCCCAGGCTCTGGGCATCAAGGGCATCCGCGTCGAACGCCCCGAGGATCTCGCCGACGCCGTCACGCGCGCGTTCGCCGAACCCGGGCCGGTCCTGCTCGACGTGCTCACCAATCCGGACGAGATCGCCGTACCCGCCAAGCCCACCGTCCAGCAGGGCTGGGGCTTCGCGATCGCCAAGGTACGGGAGAATCTGCGCAGCACAGGAAGCTGA
- a CDS encoding helix-turn-helix domain-containing protein, with amino-acid sequence MTTSTPGEPGRRPGERGDLLDPRCPVRQLLDRIGTKWTSMAVKVLAEEAPDELRFAELRRRVPGISQKMLSVTLQSLVRDGLVARRVEPTVPPAVHYRLTELGLSLERPLSALRVWAETHMPEIDRNNQLADDSPPG; translated from the coding sequence GTGACCACATCGACGCCCGGCGAACCCGGTCGGCGGCCCGGCGAGCGGGGTGATCTGCTGGATCCGCGCTGCCCGGTCCGTCAGTTGCTCGACCGTATCGGCACCAAGTGGACGTCGATGGCGGTCAAGGTGCTGGCCGAGGAGGCGCCGGACGAGCTCCGTTTCGCGGAATTGCGGCGCCGTGTCCCTGGCATCTCCCAGAAGATGCTGTCCGTCACCCTGCAGAGCCTGGTCCGCGACGGTCTGGTCGCGCGCCGAGTGGAACCCACCGTGCCGCCCGCCGTCCACTACCGGCTCACCGAGCTCGGCCTGTCCCTCGAAAGACCGCTCTCCGCGCTGCGGGTCTGGGCCGAGACACACATGCCGGAGATCGACCGCAACAACCAGCTCGCCGACGACTCACCCCCTGGCTAG
- a CDS encoding MFS transporter, translating into MTTDDAPDTPPSPWRSAPFRLFFTARSASLLADGMLMVSLTTAVLTTGFGPSGVGYALAAWMTPIVLLVLVGGVLADRFSPQTTMIAADLLRAIAMLLMAALLALGEPRLWQVMALMALSGAATALFQPGLAGLVPQVAQDIQRANALLRVSEAMSALLGPGLAGLLVAYWDVAGSYTVIAGAYLISAVGLLPLRRLATQRDEETAPIWHRLAVGWREFRSRDWLWSVILVWSVFGLFVFGPALPLGAALITEQHGANGYGWIASADGAGTIIGGLLGLRARPGRPIVAGALAMLMFALNPLAPALGWSFAATAAAHVLGGCGFAFWGVMWATSIQTHIPLAVLSRVSAYDVAGSILVIPLGRALSGPAAEAFGTARVLEFSSAVAVVLLTVMLAVPAVRRLGREPREATPPPPARLAAADG; encoded by the coding sequence ATGACCACCGACGACGCCCCCGACACGCCGCCCAGCCCCTGGCGCTCGGCTCCCTTCCGGCTGTTCTTCACCGCGCGCAGCGCCTCACTGCTGGCCGACGGCATGCTGATGGTCTCGCTGACCACCGCCGTGCTCACCACGGGCTTCGGCCCCTCGGGCGTCGGCTACGCGCTCGCGGCCTGGATGACCCCCATCGTCCTGCTCGTCCTGGTCGGCGGGGTGCTGGCGGACCGCTTCTCCCCGCAGACGACGATGATCGCCGCCGATCTGCTGCGCGCGATCGCCATGCTGCTCATGGCCGCGCTGCTCGCACTCGGCGAGCCGAGACTGTGGCAGGTCATGGCTCTCATGGCGCTCAGCGGGGCGGCGACCGCACTGTTCCAGCCCGGTCTGGCCGGCCTCGTACCGCAGGTGGCACAGGACATCCAGCGCGCCAACGCCCTGCTGCGCGTGTCCGAGGCGATGAGCGCCCTGCTCGGCCCGGGACTGGCCGGCCTGCTCGTCGCGTACTGGGACGTCGCCGGCTCGTACACGGTGATCGCCGGCGCCTACCTGATCAGCGCCGTCGGGCTGCTTCCCCTGCGGCGCCTCGCCACCCAGCGCGACGAGGAGACCGCCCCCATCTGGCACCGACTGGCCGTCGGCTGGCGGGAGTTCCGCTCCCGGGACTGGCTGTGGAGCGTCATCCTCGTCTGGTCGGTGTTCGGACTGTTCGTCTTCGGACCCGCGCTGCCGCTGGGCGCCGCGCTCATCACCGAACAGCACGGCGCGAACGGGTACGGATGGATCGCCTCCGCGGACGGCGCGGGCACCATCATCGGCGGTCTGCTCGGCCTGCGCGCCCGCCCCGGCCGTCCGATCGTCGCCGGTGCGCTGGCCATGCTGATGTTCGCGCTCAACCCCCTGGCCCCGGCGCTCGGCTGGTCCTTCGCGGCCACGGCGGCCGCGCATGTGCTGGGCGGCTGCGGCTTCGCCTTCTGGGGGGTGATGTGGGCGACGAGCATCCAGACGCACATCCCGCTCGCCGTCCTCAGCAGGGTCTCCGCGTACGACGTCGCGGGCTCCATCCTCGTCATCCCACTGGGACGCGCCCTGTCGGGGCCGGCCGCCGAGGCGTTCGGCACGGCGCGCGTCCTGGAGTTCTCCTCCGCTGTCGCCGTCGTCCTCCTCACGGTCATGCTCGCCGTCCCCGCCGTCCGGCGCCTGGGCCGGGAACCCCGCGAAGCCACCCCGCCGCCTCCGGCCCGCCTGGCAGCAGCCGACGGCTGA
- a CDS encoding alpha/beta hydrolase: protein MPELRRVPVNGVELNVALAGSGPAVLLLHGFPHTWELWTDVMADLSGRYRVIAPDLRGFGESSHAASGYDAGTLAEDAAALLTTLGEPSAAVVGIDAGTAPAFLLALRRPGLVRRLVVMESLLGTLPGAEDFLADGPPWWFGFHSAAPGLAETVLEGHEAAYVDWFLRAGTLGDEVRLALRDAFVRAYTGRPALSRAFSYYRALPESAAQIERAVATARLTVPTMALGARPVGTALERQLRPFTDDLTGHVIEDCGHIIPLHRPRALLALLRPFLAGEDPKAA from the coding sequence ATGCCCGAACTGCGGCGCGTCCCCGTCAACGGTGTCGAACTGAACGTCGCTCTCGCCGGATCGGGCCCGGCCGTCCTGCTCCTGCACGGCTTCCCGCACACCTGGGAGCTGTGGACGGACGTCATGGCCGACCTGTCCGGCCGCTACCGCGTCATCGCGCCGGACCTGCGCGGGTTCGGCGAGAGCAGCCATGCCGCCTCCGGGTACGACGCGGGCACTCTGGCCGAGGACGCCGCGGCGCTTCTCACCACGCTCGGCGAGCCCTCGGCCGCGGTGGTGGGCATCGACGCGGGTACGGCGCCGGCCTTCCTCCTCGCCCTGCGCCGCCCCGGTCTCGTCCGGCGCCTGGTCGTCATGGAGTCCCTTCTGGGCACGCTGCCCGGCGCCGAGGACTTCCTCGCCGACGGGCCGCCGTGGTGGTTCGGCTTCCATTCCGCCGCGCCCGGCCTCGCCGAGACCGTGTTGGAGGGCCACGAGGCCGCCTACGTCGACTGGTTCCTGCGCGCCGGCACGCTCGGCGACGAAGTACGCCTCGCCCTCAGGGACGCCTTCGTCCGCGCGTACACGGGCCGCCCTGCGCTGAGCCGCGCGTTCTCGTACTACCGGGCGCTGCCCGAGAGCGCGGCACAGATCGAGCGGGCGGTCGCCACCGCCCGCCTGACGGTGCCGACGATGGCGTTGGGCGCGCGGCCCGTCGGTACTGCGCTGGAACGCCAACTCCGCCCGTTCACCGACGATCTCACCGGACACGTCATCGAAGACTGCGGCCACATCATTCCGCTGCACCGCCCGCGCGCCCTCCTCGCGCTGCTGCGTCCATTCCTGGCCGGTGAGGACCCGAAGGCGGCCTGA
- a CDS encoding MFS transporter, with the protein MVRRSTLGQDFRRLWGAYAVSAAGSAVGMGALPLVALLVLNSSAFQVSVLAALSAVASGVIALPLGVRIEHQYKRPVMITADLARCAVLASIPVAMAFDRLTFTQLCVVGVLQTAASVAFDAASGAHLKALVLPEQRLRANSLFETTNWISVSAGPPVGGLLIGVLGAAATIVVDALSFLGSALGIRRIRRPEPAPPARAATSHLGRDIAAGWEYLLRHPGLRPLFFNALLFGGSIMMASPLTAVLMLDDLGLAPWQYGLALGLPCLGGVLGSRLTPPLTRRFGQRRILLLSGVARTLWTVLLPLTPSGALGVCVIVAADFGLLLSAGVFNPSFTTYRMAATPDAYMSRVGTSWSVGSKTCQAGFVIAGGLVAASAGVRGALLIAGLLCMASALLLPWRRGHISAGHVPAPAAEAVPSQITDSPSA; encoded by the coding sequence TTGGTACGGCGGAGCACGCTCGGGCAGGACTTCCGGCGGTTGTGGGGCGCCTACGCGGTCAGCGCGGCGGGCAGTGCGGTCGGAATGGGGGCGTTGCCCCTGGTTGCCCTCCTGGTGCTGAATTCCTCGGCGTTCCAGGTCTCCGTACTCGCCGCGTTGTCCGCGGTGGCCAGTGGGGTGATCGCTCTGCCGCTCGGTGTGCGCATCGAGCACCAGTACAAGCGGCCAGTGATGATCACTGCCGATCTGGCCCGGTGCGCGGTTCTGGCGAGCATTCCGGTCGCCATGGCTTTCGACCGGCTCACCTTCACTCAGCTGTGCGTCGTCGGGGTTCTGCAGACGGCGGCGTCTGTGGCGTTCGACGCGGCGAGCGGGGCGCACCTGAAGGCGCTTGTCCTGCCCGAGCAGCGTCTGCGCGCCAACAGCCTGTTCGAGACGACCAACTGGATCAGCGTCAGTGCCGGCCCGCCGGTCGGCGGGCTTCTGATCGGGGTACTGGGCGCGGCCGCCACGATCGTGGTCGACGCCCTGTCCTTCCTCGGATCCGCCCTGGGCATCCGTCGCATCCGGCGGCCCGAACCCGCGCCGCCGGCCCGCGCCGCCACCTCGCACCTGGGCCGTGACATCGCGGCGGGCTGGGAGTACCTCCTGCGGCACCCAGGACTGCGGCCGCTGTTCTTCAACGCGCTGCTCTTCGGTGGATCCATCATGATGGCCTCACCTTTGACGGCCGTCCTCATGCTGGACGACCTCGGCCTGGCCCCGTGGCAGTACGGACTCGCTCTGGGACTGCCGTGCCTGGGCGGCGTGTTGGGCTCACGCCTGACTCCGCCGCTCACGCGACGATTCGGACAGCGTCGCATCCTGTTGCTGTCCGGTGTCGCGCGCACCCTGTGGACGGTCCTGCTGCCCCTGACGCCCTCCGGTGCCCTCGGTGTGTGCGTCATCGTGGCCGCCGACTTCGGTCTGCTCCTTTCCGCCGGGGTCTTCAACCCGTCGTTCACCACGTATCGGATGGCGGCCACACCGGACGCCTACATGTCCCGCGTCGGCACCTCCTGGTCCGTCGGCTCGAAGACATGCCAGGCCGGCTTCGTGATCGCCGGTGGTCTCGTCGCCGCCTCGGCGGGGGTACGCGGCGCGCTGCTCATCGCCGGTCTGCTGTGCATGGCGAGCGCGTTGCTTCTGCCATGGCGTAGGGGACACATCTCCGCCGGGCACGTTCCGGCGCCGGCGGCTGAAGCGGTTCCGTCCCAGATCACGGACAGTCCGTCCGCGTAG
- a CDS encoding SRPBCC family protein, translating to MSRSIEVEVAPRIAYQAVSRPEDMGRWSPENRGTTGDVPAGPVVPGTSFVGRNKRGRIQWVTRCTVTAAEPDSRFAFRVHAIGARKPRLRGPIATWEYRFEPTERGTRVTETWTDDRRAWPDFVAHTFDRLVTSGHTFADFQTRNIDRTLQNLKRQLENADAA from the coding sequence GTGAGCAGGAGCATCGAGGTCGAGGTGGCGCCTCGCATCGCCTATCAGGCGGTGAGTCGCCCGGAGGACATGGGCCGTTGGAGCCCGGAGAACCGTGGCACGACGGGTGACGTTCCGGCAGGGCCGGTGGTGCCTGGCACGTCGTTCGTCGGGCGCAACAAGCGCGGGCGGATCCAGTGGGTCACCCGGTGCACCGTCACCGCGGCCGAACCGGACAGCCGCTTCGCCTTCCGCGTCCACGCGATCGGCGCCCGCAAGCCCCGGCTGCGCGGGCCGATCGCCACATGGGAGTACCGCTTCGAGCCGACGGAGCGCGGCACACGTGTGACGGAGACCTGGACCGACGACCGCCGCGCCTGGCCCGACTTCGTCGCGCACACCTTCGACCGCCTCGTCACCTCGGGCCACACGTTCGCCGACTTCCAGACCCGGAACATCGACAGGACGCTGCAGAACCTCAAACGCCAGTTGGAGAACGCCGACGCCGCATGA
- a CDS encoding TrkA C-terminal domain-containing protein — MTVFAVITAGALLGMVKFGPVKLGAAGVLFVGLFVGALDPDIGPAVPAGVSALGLALYVYTVGLESGPAFFRELRGQLAVMAGAVVALALTAAVVGFVGHQGFGISGPYLAGGYAGIGTTTPGLAAAQAASKDPAQPAVGYAIGYPLAVVITIVFVAAIAARRTWKARRDPDSGLPSKLVYRTVQVTRDARWAEVPGVGGRRVLATEYRPAGGETVVARTLDRLAPGDQVVLVGGENDLQAASTHLGVPAAHDLLEDRHTVDYRRILLTDPALAGHTIAELGLEERYGALVSRVRRGDFDMLAHDDLVLQLDDRLRVVMPREQSAAVSAYLGDTETKVSEVSAVSLGLGLALGFLIGIPSLTLGSTTLALGTGAGPLVMGMILGWRRRTGPLVWTLPTRANLTLRQIGLLLFLAVVGLTSGYSFRQNAFSVFGLKLLAVLAIGAVVSYALMILVARLLGQSRERTMGLLAGYVGNPAILAYANGRATDSRVNAGYSTLFALAILVKIVCIQLIVGL, encoded by the coding sequence GTGACCGTCTTCGCCGTGATCACGGCGGGCGCGCTACTCGGCATGGTCAAGTTCGGCCCGGTGAAACTGGGCGCGGCGGGAGTGCTCTTCGTGGGACTCTTCGTCGGCGCGCTCGACCCTGACATCGGCCCTGCCGTCCCCGCGGGCGTCTCCGCTCTCGGGCTCGCCCTGTACGTCTACACGGTCGGCCTCGAGTCGGGCCCGGCGTTCTTCCGCGAACTGCGCGGCCAGCTCGCCGTGATGGCCGGTGCGGTCGTGGCCCTCGCCCTCACCGCGGCCGTCGTCGGATTCGTCGGCCACCAGGGCTTCGGGATCAGCGGGCCCTACCTCGCCGGCGGCTACGCCGGCATCGGAACCACCACGCCCGGTCTCGCCGCCGCCCAGGCCGCCTCCAAGGACCCCGCCCAGCCGGCGGTCGGCTACGCCATCGGCTACCCCCTGGCCGTCGTCATCACCATCGTGTTCGTCGCGGCGATCGCCGCCCGTCGCACGTGGAAGGCCCGCCGCGACCCCGACTCGGGCCTTCCGTCGAAACTGGTCTACCGCACGGTGCAGGTGACCCGCGACGCCCGCTGGGCCGAGGTGCCCGGCGTCGGCGGCCGGCGCGTCCTGGCGACCGAGTACCGCCCGGCAGGCGGCGAGACCGTCGTCGCCCGCACCCTCGACCGACTGGCCCCGGGCGACCAGGTCGTCCTGGTCGGCGGCGAGAACGACCTTCAGGCCGCCTCCACGCACCTCGGCGTGCCCGCCGCCCACGACCTCCTCGAGGACCGTCACACGGTCGACTACCGCCGCATCCTGCTCACCGACCCGGCCCTCGCCGGCCACACCATCGCCGAACTGGGACTTGAGGAGCGCTACGGCGCCCTCGTCAGCCGGGTCCGGCGCGGTGACTTCGACATGCTGGCCCACGACGATCTCGTCCTCCAGCTCGACGACCGGCTCAGGGTCGTCATGCCCCGCGAGCAGTCCGCCGCCGTCAGCGCCTACCTCGGCGACACCGAGACCAAGGTCAGCGAGGTCAGTGCGGTCAGCCTCGGTCTCGGTCTCGCCCTCGGCTTCCTCATCGGCATTCCCTCGCTGACCCTCGGCAGTACCACCCTGGCCCTCGGCACCGGCGCCGGACCGCTGGTGATGGGCATGATCCTGGGCTGGCGCCGCCGCACCGGCCCGCTCGTGTGGACCCTCCCGACCCGCGCCAACCTCACCCTGAGGCAGATCGGCCTGCTGCTGTTCCTCGCGGTCGTCGGCCTCACCTCCGGATACTCGTTCCGCCAGAACGCGTTCTCCGTCTTCGGGCTGAAACTCCTCGCGGTTCTCGCCATCGGAGCCGTCGTCAGCTACGCGCTGATGATCCTGGTCGCCCGGCTCCTGGGCCAGAGCCGGGAACGCACCATGGGGCTGCTCGCCGGCTACGTCGGCAATCCGGCGATCCTCGCCTACGCAAACGGCCGGGCCACCGACAGCCGTGTCAACGCCGGATACTCCACCCTCTTCGCCCTCGCCATCCTCGTGAAGATCGTCTGCATCCAGCTCATCGTCGGCCTCTGA
- a CDS encoding ferredoxin reductase, with amino-acid sequence MVHSFRAPPILPWAWLVNRLTSPLTVDDYLGMLDPLWSARHPAGRVGAVRPEGPGAATLTIRPGRGWTGHRAGQYLPVGVEIDGVRHWRTYSITSPPGDSDVTLAVKAHPDGRVSPHMVHRTVPGTVLRLGPAQGEFTLPEPLPDRILFITAGSGITPVMGMLRTLARCRTAPDTLLLHSAPTPAECLFRDELATLEQELPWLRIHLNHTRYDGRLTSDRIAGVCPDWRDRDAWVCGPAGLLDTAERQWASVGLEGRLRVERFHLTPVQPPGEGAVGGRVRFARSGVETDAAAGTPLLAVGEAAGVPMPYGCRRGLCFGCLVPLVEGRVRDLRSGELRHGQSELIQTCVNAAAGSLTLDL; translated from the coding sequence ATGGTCCACTCGTTCCGGGCGCCGCCCATCCTGCCCTGGGCGTGGCTGGTGAACCGGCTGACCAGCCCGTTGACCGTGGACGACTATCTCGGCATGCTCGATCCGCTGTGGTCGGCGCGGCATCCCGCGGGCAGGGTCGGCGCGGTCCGGCCGGAAGGACCCGGTGCGGCCACCCTGACGATCCGCCCCGGCAGAGGCTGGACGGGCCACCGGGCCGGGCAGTACCTCCCCGTCGGGGTCGAGATCGACGGCGTACGACACTGGCGTACGTACTCGATCACGTCGCCGCCCGGCGACAGCGACGTCACCCTCGCGGTCAAGGCCCACCCCGACGGCCGGGTCTCCCCGCACATGGTGCACCGGACGGTACCGGGTACGGTGCTCCGACTCGGCCCGGCGCAGGGCGAGTTCACGCTGCCGGAACCGCTGCCCGACCGCATCCTGTTCATCACCGCGGGCAGCGGCATCACGCCGGTCATGGGGATGCTGCGCACGCTCGCCCGATGTCGCACTGCCCCGGACACCCTCCTTCTGCACAGCGCGCCGACCCCGGCCGAATGCCTCTTCCGGGACGAACTCGCGACGCTGGAGCAGGAGTTGCCCTGGCTCCGGATCCACCTCAACCACACCCGGTACGACGGCCGGCTCACCTCGGACCGTATCGCCGGCGTCTGCCCGGACTGGCGTGACCGGGACGCCTGGGTGTGCGGTCCGGCCGGGCTGCTCGACACGGCCGAGCGGCAATGGGCATCCGTGGGGCTGGAGGGGCGGCTGCGAGTCGAGCGGTTCCACCTCACGCCCGTACAACCGCCGGGGGAGGGGGCGGTCGGCGGCCGGGTCCGGTTCGCGCGCAGCGGCGTGGAGACCGATGCGGCGGCGGGCACACCGCTCCTCGCGGTCGGCGAGGCGGCCGGCGTGCCGATGCCGTACGGCTGCCGTCGCGGCCTGTGCTTCGGCTGTCTCGTGCCACTCGTCGAGGGCCGGGTCCGCGATCTGCGCAGCGGTGAACTGCGCCATGGGCAAAGCGAGTTGATCCAGACCTGCGTCAATGCTGCCGCGGGTTCCCTGACGCTTGACCTCTGA
- a CDS encoding phosphotransferase, with translation MDEVKVVVAHSERATLRVGDVFLKVDADEARVDIEVEAMSLAPVPTPQVLWRKPPVLAIAALPGATLGRLGGPSTGSPAAWAAAGAAIRKLHDAPLPPWHGRAGRSSGALAAELDAECALLVANDVLPADLVARNRQVAEAAFRPWTAAFTHGDLQIAHVFLEDDEVTGIIDWSEAGQGDALYDLATFTLGHEEHLDEVIAGYGTDVDLDVIHAWWSLRSLLAVRWLIEHGFDPSARGCEIDVLRSRM, from the coding sequence ATGGATGAAGTAAAAGTCGTCGTCGCCCATTCCGAGCGCGCGACCCTGCGCGTCGGCGACGTGTTCTTGAAGGTGGATGCCGATGAGGCGCGCGTCGACATCGAGGTCGAGGCGATGTCTCTCGCGCCGGTCCCGACCCCGCAAGTCCTGTGGCGCAAGCCGCCGGTGCTCGCGATCGCCGCACTGCCGGGGGCGACGCTCGGCCGCCTCGGCGGTCCGTCGACCGGGTCGCCTGCGGCGTGGGCCGCGGCGGGCGCGGCCATCCGGAAGCTGCACGACGCGCCGCTGCCGCCCTGGCACGGCCGGGCGGGCCGGAGCAGCGGCGCGCTGGCCGCGGAGCTCGACGCCGAGTGCGCGCTGCTCGTGGCGAACGACGTCCTGCCCGCCGACCTGGTCGCCCGCAACCGCCAGGTCGCCGAGGCCGCGTTCCGGCCGTGGACCGCGGCGTTCACACACGGCGACCTGCAGATCGCACACGTCTTCCTGGAGGACGACGAGGTCACCGGCATCATCGACTGGTCCGAGGCGGGCCAGGGCGATGCCCTGTACGACCTCGCCACCTTCACACTCGGACACGAGGAGCACCTCGACGAGGTCATCGCCGGCTACGGCACCGACGTCGACCTCGACGTGATCCACGCGTGGTGGTCGTTGCGCAGCCTGCTGGCGGTTCGCTGGCTGATCGAGCACGGCTTCGACCCGTCGGCACGGGGCTGTGAGATCGACGTGCTGAGATCCCGAATGTGA